A window of Bacillota bacterium genomic DNA:
GAAGGAAATGAGGATTCGGCTGCGCTGGAAATTGATGATTCTTCTTTTGGGTATGATTGTTCTGCTGTTTGGAGCGGTTGGAAATTATGCCGCAAAAACGATGTACGACAAAGTGATCGCATCTGCCCAGGAAAAACTCAAGAGCGATTTGGCCATGGGGCGGGCCTATCTTGACCTGCGCTACCCGGGCCCCTGGGAAGTGCGGGATGGAAAGCTTTACAAAGGGGATACCCTGATGAATGGGAACTTTGCGGCGGTGGATGCCATCGGCTCCTTGACCGGCGATACGGTAACAATTTTTCAGGGCGACACCCGGGTTGCCACCAATGTCATGAAGGAGGGAAAGCGGGCGGTAGGAACAAAGGTTGCCCCAGAGGTCGCCCAGGCTGTTCTTAAGGAGGGGCGCACCTATCTCGGAAAGGCCAATGTGGTGGGAACCTGGAACCAGACCGCTTACGAACCGATTAGAGACCGGGACGGAAAGATCATCGGCATCTGGTATGTAGGGGTCCCCCATACGGTTTATTTCAAAATGGGGGTCGAATTTGCCCGCAATCTGCTTCTTTTTGGTCTGGCAGGAGTGCTGCTTGTCGTGCTCGTTGCCTGGTTTTTTGCGGGATATATCTGCCGCCCGATTCAAAAGCTGGCTGCCGCCATGGAACAGGCGCAGGAAGGGGACTTTACGGTGCGCACAAATTTCAAGCCCCAGGACGAACTCGGGTTTCTGGGGCAGCAGTTTGACAGGATGCTGGCAATGCTCAGCCAGCTTCTTCAGAAAGTTGTGGCAACAGGGCAGGATCTGTTCTCATCGGCCCAGCAGTTGAGCCAGGGCGCGGAAGAGGCCGCAAAAGTCACCGAGCAGATTGCCGCCACCATTGAGCAGGTTGCAACCGGAGCCGACAACCAGGCAAAGAGCGTAGATGAAACCTCAAACAGGATTAAGGAGATGATTAAGCAGGTTCAGCAGGTGGATTTGAATTCCCAGACCGTTGCTTCTGCCTCCGAACAGGCTGGAAAGGCTGCTGAGGGCGGAAAGGAGGCGATTACCCGTGCTGTTACGCAGATGCAGACCATTAGCGAAACGGTGAACCGCTCCGCCCAGACGGTAAGAAACCTTGGCGAAAGATCCCAGGAAATCGGGCAGATTGTTTCCGTGATCACCGGAATTGCCGACCAGACAAACCTTCTTGCTTTAAATGCCGCCATTGAGGCTGCAAGGGCCGGCGAGCAGGGAAGAGGCTTCGCGGTGGTCGCGGATGAGGTTCGCAAGCTGGCAGAACAGTCGGCAGAGGCAGCCAAGCAGATTTCTGTTTTGATTAAGGAAATTCAGGGAGAAACAGAAAAGGCGGTCCAGGCAATGGAGGCCGGCACCGGAGAGGTTCAGCAGGGGATAAAAGTGGTGGAGGAGGCGGGGATTGCTTTTAGTGAAATCAACAGGGCAATCAACAACGTTGCGGCGCGCATCTCAGAAGTGTTCCAGGCAACGCGGGAAATGATCCAGAGCGCCGATCAGGCTGCAGCAGCGGTGGAAAATATTGCTTCCATTTCTCAGGAAACGGCCGCCAGCGCGGAGGAGGTGGCCGCGGCAACCGAAGAGCAGACTGCAACGATGGAGGAGCTGGCCGCCTCGGCCTCATCTCTTCATAGAATTGCCGACCAGTTGCGGGAGTTAACGGAGCGCTTTAAATTGGGTGAACTCCAGGAATCACAGCCCGTTTCAGCTGAATAATTTCAAAAGATCAAGGG
This region includes:
- a CDS encoding methyl-accepting chemotaxis protein is translated as MRIRLRWKLMILLLGMIVLLFGAVGNYAAKTMYDKVIASAQEKLKSDLAMGRAYLDLRYPGPWEVRDGKLYKGDTLMNGNFAAVDAIGSLTGDTVTIFQGDTRVATNVMKEGKRAVGTKVAPEVAQAVLKEGRTYLGKANVVGTWNQTAYEPIRDRDGKIIGIWYVGVPHTVYFKMGVEFARNLLLFGLAGVLLVVLVAWFFAGYICRPIQKLAAAMEQAQEGDFTVRTNFKPQDELGFLGQQFDRMLAMLSQLLQKVVATGQDLFSSAQQLSQGAEEAAKVTEQIAATIEQVATGADNQAKSVDETSNRIKEMIKQVQQVDLNSQTVASASEQAGKAAEGGKEAITRAVTQMQTISETVNRSAQTVRNLGERSQEIGQIVSVITGIADQTNLLALNAAIEAARAGEQGRGFAVVADEVRKLAEQSAEAAKQISVLIKEIQGETEKAVQAMEAGTGEVQQGIKVVEEAGIAFSEINRAINNVAARISEVFQATREMIQSADQAAAAVENIASISQETAASAEEVAAATEEQTATMEELAASASSLHRIADQLRELTERFKLGELQESQPVSAE